In Solanum lycopersicum chromosome 3, SLM_r2.1, the genomic stretch tctttaacgataataacataaatgagccaaacttttaactgatgacatAAATGAGCCTTTTCTGAAAATTCAATGGCATATTTGAGTATTTTCCCTAGTCTAATATGAATCTATTACAAGTTAAAGATTTGCCTCTATAAATAGTTATTTAAAGTTGTTctaagcaaaaacaaaagagaaacaaCATAAACTTGCAAGGCAATAGAGTTGATTATATAGTTAACAAGTTATCATAATGGCTTCATTATATAGCTTGAACACTTTAGCCATTGTTGCTTTTGCACTTGCTTTCTTGGTACAACTCACTTTAGGTAAGccatttttagttttaatagatttcaattaatttcatcggtgtaatttaatttgttataacATGTTATGTATGCGTAATCCTATGCAGGGCATATTGCGTGCGAGAATTTGAATGAAGATTCTTGTGCCTTTGCAATATCAAGCACGGGTAAGCGTTGTGTTTTAGAGAAACATGTTCGTAGGAGTGGTGAAGAAGTATATATATGCCGAACATCAGAAATTGAGTCTGATAAACTCAAGGATTGGATTGAAACTGATGAATGTATTGAGGCGTGTGGCGTAGATAGAAATGCCCTTGGCATTTCTTCTGACGCTCTGCTTGAGTATCGTTTTACTAGAAAACTCTGTTCCTCTGCTTGCTACAACAACTGTCCTAACATTATTGATCTCTACTTCAATCTTGCTGCTGGTGAAGGTATTTTACTAAGTcaaatgatttgattatgtGATGATTGATGAATAATGGACATGTCTTTGATTGGGTATAGGTGTATATCTACCCAAGTTATGTGCAGAGCAAAAGGGAAAAGGACGTCGTGAAATGGCTGAGATCAGAAGCTCGGGATTTGTTGCACCAGCACCGGAATCAGAAGTCAAGCCCCTTAATTTCATGGTTGCTCCTGCAATGCCTCCATTCTAAATTCGATAAAGCTTATTACATTAGCTTAGTTACAAGTGGTAAAGTAAAATAAGTACTCTGGGTTTGGCCCAGTTGATAGCATATAGTTGTATCGTTCTGTGGTTTGTTAGTATTTCACAAGGCAGGTGGAGAAATGCTTCAGAGATCTACAAATGCATTCACTCTGCTGGGCCTATTTCAATCTTTTATTATAATGGAGTATAGATAATGTTTAATAGCAATGGGGGTACTTCattgattttgttttctttccgTAAAACTTAGATCTTGTTGCTTTAGAACTACTACTGAACGAGAGCGAATGAAGTGAATAAGTACAAAACGAACTAATAACTAGCAACGAGCTACCAAGGAATACTGTGTTGTGAAGTTATATCAAAATCCAAAATGAGTCCTTTTTAAAACTAAACATCATCCTTAATAAAAATGTTTGCTCAAGAATTACACCTTTGAATTGTGAACTATTCGTTGGTTGACCTCCCCACAACTTCTCACGGGAAAAAACACCTCTGAATTCCAAATGTTGGCATTGTACTTTTATCGAACAGGTAGAGTGCATTTCAGTCTTCAATTAAACCCTTCCATCTCCCAAACAATTGAGACATCGCTGAATCCTGCAAAATCCTCATATTCTCATTAGttgaataattcaaaaaaaatatgagaagtTGAAATGGAAGTGAAGTAACTCACTTGTTTCCCTCACAAGTAGGACAAACACATGGATTTATAAATAGAGGATCATAAAGGGGTGACCATTTTATTGTACCATTTGCGTTGCAAAGCTTACATTTATAAAATCCTATACCTCTACAATACAAACAAAGCTTCCCAAACTTTGCCTGCCACATAAAatcaaagaagatgaaaaatctgaaaatgggtttttttgaaaggaaaaaaaaatagatattaaatTACGTCCCAATTGTTTACCTTATTGATTAAGGCTTTATGGCGAAGGACTGAAGTGGTGAGTGCAGAGATAGAGACAGCTCCACCAAGAAGAACAATGGAGCCTGTTGCTAACGTCCGCAGGAGTGGCGGAATCATTTCGCCACTTTGTTTTACCTTGTGATAagttgaacttttttttatcttataaattttttggatttttttctcAACTATTTCAGCtatgttatttttctattgaatcattgaactgccataatttatttatttttaacatcgTTGGCTGATGCGGGACTAAATTTTATGAGGAATATTGATAGAAGGATACATATGTtgtttcaaaattcattaatccaattgatagtgaaaatattcaagaataatctTGTTTTACTTAAAGTCATTCGAACGCGTTTAAAAAACAAACGAGACTAACGCACACTTTGACTTCATTTCTTCGATCAAATTTATTACAATATAAACAGAATTGAAGACATTTACTATAGAAAAAGCCGATCGAAATTAGTCAACTGTatttaaaaagaacaaattataGGTGATttaatgattcaataggaaaatgacaTAGTTAAAGtacatgaatgaatgaaaaaaccGAACAAATTTAGAGTTAATGAGTTTGACCTTTATCTTATCTTAATATACATGTGTGATTTtgacaaattataaatatttgcacgtgaatatattttatctattaGTTCAACTTTATACGCATAACAAGACCAAgttataaataagaataatattccTCTATGCTCTTGAGGTTTCACTTCCGTTCACTCTACTTCTAAAAATTCAAGAGGAGGTTGTTAAAACGATTCAAGTAACATATACGAACACATTGAGGGAATAAGACTCTTCTCAATTGctttttccataattttttcACTAATTCAGTTGAGCAGAAAAATACTGCAAATGGAGACAATGGCTCTGACATTGCAGCAAAACAATACAATAAGCATGAACTTCAGATCGCCGCATCATCACTCTGCAAAATCCACACACCCAAATTTCTCTTTTACAAATGAAAACACAAAAAAACAGAAACTTCATATGGAAAACCCAAAGAGTCGCCGCATCAGTCTGCAAAGATCAGGCCAAAACCAACTGGTTCAGAATCAGAAACTCCCACCCAAAACCAAACTCCAAGCTCTTGAAACTGTCATTAGGAACTTAGAAATGACTGTGAAAAATGGCACTGATATTTACGACCCACAAATATTTGCATCCCTTTTAGAAACATGCTTTCAATTGCAGGCTATTGATCATGGTGTCCGTGTTCATGAACTCATTCCCGAGAAGCTTTTACGTAAAAACGTGGGCATTTCATCGAAGCTGATTAGGCTTTACGCCTGCAGTGGACAAACTCAGAAGGCCCATCAACTGTTTGATAAAATGCCTAAGAGAAATACCTCAGCATTTCCTTGGAATTCGATTATATCGGGGTATGCTGAGAAGGGTTTGTTTGAAGATGCGTTAGCCATGTATTTTCAGATGGTGGAAGAGGGTGTAGAGCCTGATTGTTACACTTTCCCACGTGCATTGAAGGCTTGTGGAGGTGTTGGGTTGATTCATGTAGGAGAGGAAGTTCATCGCCATGTGATTCGTCGTGGGTTTGGAAGTAACGGGTTTATTCTAAATGCACTTGTTGATATGTATTCAAAATGTGGTGATATTGTTAAGGCTCAAAAGCTCTTTGATCAAATTGGGACAAAGGATTTGGTTTCTTGGAATTCAATGCTCATTGGATACATGAGGCATGAGCTTGTAACTAAGGCGTTAAACCTGTTTCGTCTTATGATACGTGATGGAATAGAACCTGACTCTGTTTCTATATCAGCATTACTTGTTGCCAGAATACCTTTCTCAATTGGGAAACAAATTCATGGATGGGTTCATCGTCGAGGGACTAATCAAGAGTTGTCCATTGTTAACTCATTGGTTGATTTCTATGCAGACCAAAAGAAGTTGAAGCAAGTGAGATGGTTGTTTGAAAATATGCATGAACGGGATGTAGTGTCATGGAATTCAGTCATTTCAGCTCATTCCAAGCATTGTGAAGCCCTGTTGTACTTTGAGAAGATGGTGAAATCTGGTGACCTACCGGACAGTGTCACATTCGTGTCTTTGTTGTCGGCATGTGCTCATTTAGGGAAACTAGAGGACGCGGAGAGGCTGTTTAGAGCTATGCAAGAGAGGTATGATATTAGTCCAAGGATGGAA encodes the following:
- the LOC101243676 gene encoding pentatricopeptide repeat-containing protein At4g25270, chloroplastic, coding for METMALTLQQNNTISMNFRSPHHHSAKSTHPNFSFTNENTKKQKLHMENPKSRRISLQRSGQNQLVQNQKLPPKTKLQALETVIRNLEMTVKNGTDIYDPQIFASLLETCFQLQAIDHGVRVHELIPEKLLRKNVGISSKLIRLYACSGQTQKAHQLFDKMPKRNTSAFPWNSIISGYAEKGLFEDALAMYFQMVEEGVEPDCYTFPRALKACGGVGLIHVGEEVHRHVIRRGFGSNGFILNALVDMYSKCGDIVKAQKLFDQIGTKDLVSWNSMLIGYMRHELVTKALNLFRLMIRDGIEPDSVSISALLVARIPFSIGKQIHGWVHRRGTNQELSIVNSLVDFYADQKKLKQVRWLFENMHERDVVSWNSVISAHSKHCEALLYFEKMVKSGDLPDSVTFVSLLSACAHLGKLEDAERLFRAMQERYDISPRMEHYSCMVNLYGRLGLIDKAFDFVMKRMEFEAGPTVWGALLYACYRHGNVKIGELAAQHLFELEPDNDHNFELLMKIYRNAGLTENVQRIKLMMIERGLDSPIPYERH
- the LOC101252153 gene encoding uncharacterized protein; protein product: MASLYSLNTLAIVAFALAFLVQLTLGHIACENLNEDSCAFAISSTGKRCVLEKHVRRSGEEVYICRTSEIESDKLKDWIETDECIEACGVDRNALGISSDALLEYRFTRKLCSSACYNNCPNIIDLYFNLAAGEGVYLPKLCAEQKGKGRREMAEIRSSGFVAPAPESEVKPLNFMVAPAMPPF